From Acipenser ruthenus chromosome 23, fAciRut3.2 maternal haplotype, whole genome shotgun sequence, the proteins below share one genomic window:
- the LOC117412959 gene encoding voltage-dependent anion-selective channel protein 1, whose product MAVPPTYIDLGKSARDVFTKGYGFGLIKLDLKTKSENGLEFTSSGSANTETSKVAGSLETKYKWAEHGLAFTEKWNTDNTLGTEITIEDQLAKGLKLTFDSSFSPNTGKKSGKIKTGYKREHINVGCDVDFDIAGPSVRGAAVFGYEGWLAGYQMTFEAGKSRVTQSNFAVGYKTDEFQLHTNVNDGTEFGGSIYQKVNDNLETAVNLAWTAGNSNTRFGIAAKYQIDADASFSAKVNNSSLIGLGYTQTLKPGIKLTLSALLDGKNVNAGGHKLGLGLEFEA is encoded by the exons ATGGCAGTCCCACCAACTTATATTGATCTTGGCAAGTCAGCCAGAGATGTGTTCACTAAGGGATATG gtTTTGGCCTGATCAAGCTTGATTTGAAAACAAAGTCAGAAAATGGACTG GAATTCACAAGCTCGGGGTCTGCAAACACAGAGACCAGCAAAGTGGCGGGCAGCCTTGAAACCAAGTACAAGTGGGCGGAGCACGGCCTGGCATTCACAGAGAAGTGGAACACAGACAACACCTTGGGCACAGAGATAACCATCGAAGACCAG CTTGCCAAAGGACTGAAGCTGACTTTCGATTCTTCATTTTCACCAAACACTGG GAAAAAGAGTGGTAAGATTAAGACCGGTTACAAAAGGGAGCATATCAACGTCGGCTGTGACGTGGACTTTGACATCGCCGGGCCCTCTGTGCGCGGAGCGGCGGTCTTCGGCTACGAGGGCTGGCTCGCTGGCTACCAGATGACCTTTGAGGCAGGGAAATCCAGGGTCACACAGAGCAACTTCGCAGTCGGCTACAAGACAGACGAGTTCCAGCTTCACACAAATGT GAATGATGGGACAGAGTTCGGAGGCTCCATTTATCAGAAGGTGAATGACAATCTGGAAACGGCTGTCAATCTGGCGTGGACTGCTGGAAACAGCAACACCCGCTTCGGAATTGCAGCTAAATATCAGATCGACGCTGATGCATCGTTCTCG gcCAAAGTGAACAACTCCAGTCTAATTGGATTAGGATACACTCAAACCCTAAAGCCAG GTATTAAACTGACACTCTCAGCTCTTCTTGATGGTAAAAATGTCAATGCTGGTGGCCATAAACTGGGTCTAGGACTGGAGTTTGAAGCATAG
- the LOC117413016 gene encoding keratinocyte-associated transmembrane protein 2-like, translating to MAACRKMECRLTCLSVFLLFSLLLPSSSTNDTSNVIASSPKNVSVKAIIPEVATKNETVKTDLKTVNSPPLKTDNIDKEKPLNISTVTNKTQSITPKDNKPAAKATNTDKKITTTTPAPPPVTSVAAPTTAKSTTITTTTTRRTTTTTTTTTTAKPKPKKPPVLLTTILTATEAKILKEDNLLPTRPGYEDSSPTTIIDIDVYEEDYLGLQSPIDQEQIGKMNDVNAKSELIEDVDKGSDLPEIAVHIKDTTIYSSEDEDSHFFFHLVIIAFLVAIVYITYHNKRKIVLLAQSRRWKDGLCSRSVEYHRLDQNVQDAMPSLKMTNDYIF from the exons ATGGCTGCCTGTAGGAAAATGGAGTGTCGTCTGACTTGTCTCTCTGTATTTTTGCTATTTTCGTTGTTACTTCCTTCGAGCTCAACGAACGATA cATCAAACGTAATAGCTTCCTCTCCAAAAAATGTGTCGGTAAAGGCAATTATCCCTGAAGTTGCAACTAAAAATGAAACTGTCAAAACTGATTTGAAGACTGTGAACTCTCCGCCATTGAAAACAGATAACATAGACAAAGAAAAACCCTTAAATATATCAACAGTGACCAACAAAACTCAAAGCATAACACCTAAAGACAACAAGCCAGCAGCAAAAGCTACAAATACAGACAAAAAGATAACCACCACAACACCAGCACCACCACCAGTTACGTCTGTGGCAGCTCCTACAACAGCTAAGAGCACTACTATTACCACTACAACAACTAGGAggactaccaccaccaccaccactacaacAACTGCCAAACCAAAACCCAAGAAACCCCCAGTTCTCCTCACCACTATCCTTACTGCAACCGAAGCAAAGATTTTGAAGGAAGATAACTTATTACCAACGCGGCCTGGTTACGAAGACAGTTCTCCCACCACCATCATAGATATTGACGTTTATGAAGAGGATTATCTGGGTTTGCAGTCGCCCATTGACCAGGAGCAGATAGGCAAGATGAATGACGTAAATGCCAAGAGTGAGCTTATTGAAGACGTGGACAAAGGCAGTGACCTGCCTGAGATTGCAGTCCACATCAAGGACACCACCATTTACTCTTCTGAAGACGAAGACTCTCACTTTTTTTTCCACCTGGTGATCATTGCCTTCCTGGTTGCCATTGTGTACATTACTTACCATAACAAGAGAAAG ATTGTGCTGTTGGCTCAAAGTAGACGATGGAAAGATGGCTTATGCTCAAGGAGCGTGGAATATCACAGGCTGGACCAGAATGTTCAAGATGCCATGCCATCACTCAAAATGACAAATGATTACATTTTCTGA